Proteins encoded in a region of the Isoalcanivorax pacificus W11-5 genome:
- a CDS encoding SPOR domain-containing protein, with product MRWVFYSLLILNVVYLGWQLLARVAPPAEPARAAVVAAPRQLQLLNEQGGSDRPALPRQALCLVVGPWGERGAAESLQRTLRGLAGPGELRAVPVRKDRLSWVYLPATEDRDAALQQLRELQGRGVDSFIVAEGEDANAISLGYFSSAESARGLQVKMRNAGYPAEVRETWKEITEYWLYYPVPDAGAGERIRQAAAGAGVEMAQAGCATG from the coding sequence ATGCGCTGGGTGTTCTACAGTCTGTTGATCCTCAACGTGGTTTATCTGGGCTGGCAGTTGCTGGCGCGCGTGGCGCCGCCGGCGGAGCCCGCCCGGGCTGCTGTCGTGGCTGCGCCGCGGCAGCTTCAATTGCTCAACGAACAGGGCGGCAGCGACCGCCCGGCACTGCCGCGCCAGGCGCTGTGCCTGGTGGTCGGGCCCTGGGGGGAGCGTGGCGCCGCCGAAAGCCTGCAGCGCACCCTGCGTGGACTGGCTGGCCCCGGCGAGCTGCGTGCCGTGCCGGTGCGCAAGGATCGCCTGAGCTGGGTCTATCTGCCTGCCACCGAAGACCGCGATGCCGCCCTGCAGCAGCTGCGTGAGCTGCAGGGGCGCGGGGTGGACAGCTTTATCGTCGCGGAGGGCGAGGACGCCAACGCGATTTCCCTGGGCTATTTCAGCAGTGCCGAGTCAGCGCGCGGGCTTCAGGTGAAAATGCGCAACGCCGGTTACCCGGCAGAAGTGCGCGAGACGTGGAAAGAGATCACTGAATATTGGCTCTACTATCCGGTGCCTGATGCCGGGGCAGGCGAACGCATTCGCCAGGCTGCGGCCGGTGCTGGCGTGGAGATGGCACAGGCAGGTTGTGCAACAGGTTGA
- a CDS encoding AMP-binding protein, with protein MNATANTQMKSPLDALQERVTRQGKDVAMIQPLGGGALREYTWAELDDEARRMAAYLKAQELPPGSNIALMSKNCAEWMIADWAIWMAGHVSVPLYPTLTSQSVRQILEHSGARLLFVGKLDVWDEAQAGVPAELPKVSFSLSPADARQAFPCWPDIIAAQAPLTDVARPAPGDLATIIYTSGTTGTPKGVMHNFGNLAIMGEKMPGVYQLSSQDRAISYLPLSHVAERAAVELAMLYVGLRVFFAESLETFADDIKRAQPTIFFAVPRIWTKFYQKASDAVPPAKLKKLLRIPLLNRVIKKKVLSAMGLQDCRIALSGASALSPEVITWFKALGLEILEVYGMTENMAWSHTTREGDQQIGWVGKPNEGVEQRIAENGEILVRSVANMQGYYKDPEKTREDLTEDGWLHTGDVGEIDQQGRLRITGRVKEIFKTEKGKYVAPAPIENRIVSHPGIDQACVMGVDMPQPLALLCLSPEEEAHLKDDAAKQAYIDGLQALLKRVNGELDAHERLDAMVVVSESWGVENNLLTPTLKLKRNELEKVYKDRLAGWAAQRGVVWAR; from the coding sequence ATGAACGCAACAGCCAACACCCAGATGAAATCCCCGCTGGACGCGCTCCAGGAGCGTGTGACCCGGCAGGGCAAGGATGTGGCGATGATCCAGCCGCTCGGCGGCGGTGCGCTACGGGAATACACCTGGGCGGAACTGGATGATGAAGCACGCCGCATGGCGGCATACCTGAAGGCACAGGAGTTGCCGCCAGGTTCGAATATCGCGCTGATGTCCAAGAACTGTGCCGAGTGGATGATAGCCGACTGGGCTATCTGGATGGCGGGTCATGTAAGTGTTCCGTTGTACCCCACGCTGACCTCGCAAAGCGTGCGCCAGATTCTTGAGCACAGCGGCGCCAGGCTGCTGTTTGTTGGCAAGCTGGATGTGTGGGACGAGGCCCAGGCCGGCGTGCCGGCAGAGCTGCCGAAAGTCTCCTTCTCTCTTTCCCCGGCGGATGCCCGCCAGGCATTCCCCTGCTGGCCGGACATCATTGCGGCACAGGCGCCACTGACGGATGTGGCGCGCCCTGCGCCGGGCGATCTGGCCACTATCATCTACACATCCGGCACTACCGGCACACCGAAAGGGGTGATGCACAACTTCGGCAACCTCGCCATCATGGGCGAGAAAATGCCGGGGGTGTATCAGTTGTCCAGCCAGGATCGCGCGATTTCCTACCTGCCGCTGTCGCACGTGGCGGAGCGGGCCGCTGTGGAACTGGCCATGCTCTATGTGGGCCTGCGGGTCTTCTTTGCTGAATCGCTTGAAACCTTCGCGGACGACATCAAGCGTGCCCAGCCGACGATCTTCTTTGCCGTGCCGCGTATCTGGACCAAGTTCTACCAGAAGGCCAGCGATGCGGTGCCGCCAGCGAAGCTGAAGAAACTGCTGAGAATTCCGCTGCTCAACCGCGTCATCAAAAAGAAGGTGTTGTCCGCCATGGGGCTGCAGGACTGCCGTATCGCGTTGTCTGGCGCATCTGCCCTGTCGCCGGAGGTGATCACCTGGTTCAAGGCGCTCGGGCTGGAAATCCTGGAAGTGTATGGCATGACCGAGAACATGGCCTGGTCGCACACGACCCGTGAGGGCGACCAGCAGATCGGCTGGGTTGGCAAGCCCAACGAGGGAGTGGAGCAGCGTATCGCCGAAAATGGCGAGATCCTCGTGCGCTCGGTGGCCAACATGCAGGGCTACTACAAAGACCCGGAGAAAACCCGCGAAGACCTGACCGAAGATGGCTGGCTGCACACCGGCGACGTGGGCGAGATCGACCAGCAGGGGCGGCTGCGTATCACCGGCCGTGTGAAGGAAATCTTCAAGACCGAAAAAGGCAAGTACGTGGCGCCGGCGCCGATCGAGAACAGGATCGTCTCGCACCCCGGCATCGACCAGGCCTGTGTGATGGGCGTGGACATGCCGCAGCCGCTGGCGCTGCTGTGCCTGTCGCCGGAAGAAGAGGCGCATCTTAAAGACGACGCGGCCAAGCAGGCGTACATCGACGGGCTGCAGGCGCTGCTCAAGCGCGTCAACGGCGAGCTGGATGCGCACGAGCGGCTGGACGCGATGGTGGTGGTTTCCGAGTCCTGGGGCGTGGAAAACAACCTGCTGACCCCGACGCTGAAACTCAAGCGCAACGAGTTGGAAAAAGTCTACAAAGACCGGCTCGCCGGTTGGGCCGCGCAGCGCGGCGTGGTCTGGGCGCGCTGA
- the birA gene encoding bifunctional biotin--[acetyl-CoA-carboxylase] ligase/biotin operon repressor BirA, with amino-acid sequence MPETSIQVDSAVIRCLADGRFHSGEDLGALSGISRAGIWKRLQKLEQLGLAIESVRGKGYRIAGGLSLLDETALRAAAGLPADAFDLVLKETTVSTNADALAMIAGGLVRPLAVLAEYQSAGRGRRGRPWQSPFGSNLYLSLASRFSGGATALEGVSLAVGVAVADVLAASGLGARVQLKWPNDVLVGGRKLGGILVELAGEMDGVCMPVIGIGINGAMPAQAGAEIDQPWTDLGRELGAPPDRNRLAGELLASLLAVLDTFRAGGFAALRERWQQYDGCAGREVQLLLGDKRITGVACGVSEQGALLLDVEGEMQRFHGGEVSLRMA; translated from the coding sequence ATGCCGGAGACGTCCATTCAGGTGGACAGTGCGGTCATCCGCTGCCTGGCGGATGGCCGTTTTCATTCCGGTGAGGACCTGGGGGCGCTGTCGGGCATCTCGCGCGCGGGTATCTGGAAACGGCTGCAGAAACTGGAGCAGCTTGGCCTGGCGATCGAGTCGGTACGCGGCAAGGGCTATCGCATTGCCGGTGGCCTGAGCCTGCTGGACGAGACGGCGCTGCGCGCCGCCGCCGGGCTGCCGGCGGATGCCTTCGATCTGGTGCTGAAAGAAACTACGGTCTCTACCAATGCCGACGCCCTGGCGATGATTGCCGGTGGCCTGGTGCGGCCGCTGGCCGTGCTGGCGGAATACCAGAGCGCCGGGCGCGGTCGCCGTGGCCGGCCCTGGCAGTCGCCGTTTGGCAGCAACCTGTACCTGTCCCTCGCATCCCGCTTCAGCGGCGGCGCGACCGCACTGGAAGGCGTAAGCCTGGCGGTCGGTGTTGCTGTTGCGGACGTGCTGGCGGCCTCTGGCCTGGGCGCGCGCGTGCAGTTGAAGTGGCCGAACGACGTACTGGTCGGCGGCCGCAAGCTCGGCGGCATTCTGGTCGAACTGGCCGGGGAGATGGACGGGGTCTGCATGCCGGTGATCGGCATTGGCATCAACGGCGCCATGCCGGCGCAGGCCGGTGCGGAGATCGACCAGCCCTGGACCGACCTGGGCCGGGAGCTGGGTGCACCGCCAGACCGCAATCGGCTGGCGGGTGAATTGCTGGCGTCCTTGCTGGCGGTGCTGGACACCTTTCGCGCCGGGGGCTTTGCGGCGTTGCGCGAACGCTGGCAGCAGTACGACGGTTGCGCCGGGCGCGAGGTACAATTGCTGCTCGGTGACAAACGCATCACCGGCGTGGCCTGTGGGGTCAGCGAACAAGGGGCGCTGCTGCTGGACGTGGAAGGCGAGATGCAGCGCTTTCACGGGGGTGAAGTCAGCTTGAGGATGGCATGA
- the tuf gene encoding elongation factor Tu: MAKAKFERNKPHLNVGTIGHVDHGKTTLTAALTKVCHDVWGTGEARAFDQIDNAPEERARGITIATSHVEYDSPTRHYAHVDCPGHADYVKNMITGAAQMDGAILVVSAADGPMPQTREHILLSRQVGVPYIVVFLNKADMVDDEELLELVEMEVRELLSAYDFPGDDTPIVKGSALKALEGDTSDIGVPAVQKLVETLDEYIPEPERAVDGTFLMPIEDVFSISGRGTVVTGRVERGIVKVGEEVEIVGIRDTQKTTCTGVEMFRKLLDEGRAGENVGVLLRGTKRDEVERGQVLSKPGTIKPHTGFEAEVYILSKDEGGRHTPFFNGYRPQFYFRTTDVTGACDLPEGIEMVMPGDNVKMTVKLIAPIAMEEGLRFAIREGGRTVGAGVVAKILE; encoded by the coding sequence GTGGCAAAGGCAAAGTTTGAACGTAATAAACCGCACCTGAACGTAGGCACGATTGGTCACGTAGACCATGGCAAGACGACGCTGACCGCGGCGCTGACGAAAGTGTGCCACGACGTGTGGGGCACAGGCGAAGCGCGAGCTTTCGACCAGATCGACAACGCCCCGGAAGAGCGTGCGCGCGGTATTACCATTGCGACCTCTCACGTTGAATACGATTCCCCGACCCGCCACTACGCGCACGTAGACTGCCCGGGCCACGCTGACTATGTGAAGAACATGATCACCGGTGCGGCACAGATGGACGGCGCGATCCTGGTAGTGTCCGCCGCGGACGGCCCGATGCCGCAAACCCGCGAGCACATCCTGCTGTCCCGTCAGGTAGGCGTACCGTACATCGTCGTGTTCCTGAACAAGGCGGACATGGTCGATGACGAAGAGCTGCTGGAACTGGTTGAAATGGAAGTGCGCGAACTGCTGAGCGCGTACGACTTCCCGGGCGACGACACCCCGATCGTGAAAGGTTCTGCCCTGAAGGCACTGGAAGGCGACACCAGCGACATCGGTGTACCGGCCGTACAGAAGCTGGTTGAAACCCTGGACGAGTACATCCCGGAGCCGGAGCGCGCCGTGGACGGTACCTTCCTGATGCCGATCGAGGACGTGTTCTCGATCTCTGGTCGCGGTACGGTAGTAACCGGCCGTGTAGAGCGTGGCATCGTGAAAGTGGGTGAGGAAGTGGAAATCGTGGGTATCCGCGATACCCAGAAGACCACCTGCACCGGCGTTGAGATGTTCCGCAAGCTGCTGGACGAAGGTCGCGCAGGCGAGAACGTGGGCGTGCTGCTGCGTGGCACCAAGCGTGACGAGGTTGAGCGTGGCCAGGTACTGTCCAAGCCGGGCACGATCAAGCCGCACACCGGCTTCGAGGCTGAAGTGTACATCCTGAGCAAGGACGAAGGTGGCCGTCACACCCCGTTCTTCAATGGTTACCGTCCGCAGTTCTACTTCCGTACCACCGACGTGACCGGTGCGTGTGACCTGCCGGAAGGCATCGAAATGGTGATGCCGGGTGACAACGTGAAGATGACGGTGAAGCTGATCGCTCCGATCGCGATGGAAGAAGGCCTGCGCTTCGCGATCCGCGAAGGTGGCCGTACCGTCGGCGCCGGCGTGGTGGCCAAGATCCTCGAGTAA
- the secE gene encoding preprotein translocase subunit SecE has protein sequence MSEKAEAQSGASALEAVKWLVVAVLVGVAVWGNSYYAEVSPLYRALAVVAIGLVAAFVALQTEQGRAFNQLRKDAMVEVRKVVWPTRQETVQTTLIVLAFVLLVSLILFFFDWVLNGIVSRVIG, from the coding sequence ATGAGTGAAAAGGCAGAAGCGCAGTCCGGAGCATCCGCTCTCGAAGCCGTCAAATGGCTGGTAGTTGCCGTGCTGGTGGGTGTTGCCGTCTGGGGCAACAGCTACTACGCCGAGGTGTCTCCGTTGTATCGCGCGCTGGCGGTGGTGGCCATTGGTCTGGTGGCGGCATTTGTCGCGTTGCAGACTGAGCAGGGCCGCGCTTTTAACCAGTTGCGCAAGGATGCCATGGTCGAAGTGCGCAAGGTGGTCTGGCCAACACGTCAGGAAACCGTGCAGACCACTCTTATCGTGCTGGCGTTCGTGCTGCTGGTCTCCCTCATTCTTTTCTTTTTCGACTGGGTGCTCAACGGCATCGTGTCCCGAGTCATCGGATAA
- a CDS encoding type III pantothenate kinase, protein MRLFLDIGNTAMKWRLNLPDGGCRQGGHAHQRDWWGLAAELAQVCAQQPPAVLWVGSVAGREADAELAQALKAVLNVTPRFYYSPATDLGLRNAYADPARLGVDRWLAVVEAWHREGAAIIVDCGSALTIDAVDADGMHLGGYIVPGLTMLRTSLFRGTAQVRVTDPVSTSLAPGRSTSAGVENGVLRMSVAFITDVVVELRKTLTDTCPVFMTGGDAAVLQPHLPFAALADADIVLDGLERVVAAGASGEEPA, encoded by the coding sequence ATGAGGCTGTTCCTGGATATTGGCAATACCGCCATGAAGTGGCGGCTGAACCTGCCTGATGGCGGGTGCAGGCAGGGCGGGCATGCCCATCAGCGTGACTGGTGGGGGCTGGCGGCGGAACTGGCGCAGGTGTGTGCGCAGCAACCCCCCGCAGTGCTCTGGGTCGGCTCGGTGGCGGGCCGCGAGGCAGATGCCGAACTGGCGCAGGCGCTGAAGGCCGTTCTGAATGTGACGCCGCGTTTCTACTACTCCCCCGCCACGGACCTGGGCCTGCGCAATGCATACGCTGACCCGGCCCGGCTGGGTGTGGATCGCTGGCTGGCAGTGGTGGAGGCCTGGCACCGCGAAGGCGCGGCCATCATCGTCGATTGCGGTAGTGCGCTGACCATTGATGCCGTCGATGCCGACGGCATGCATCTCGGGGGCTACATCGTGCCGGGGCTGACCATGCTGCGGACCAGCCTGTTCCGGGGCACGGCCCAGGTGCGGGTGACGGACCCGGTGAGCACATCGCTGGCGCCTGGCCGCAGCACCAGCGCAGGGGTCGAGAATGGCGTATTGCGCATGTCTGTGGCCTTCATCACGGATGTGGTGGTTGAACTGCGCAAAACCCTTACCGATACTTGCCCGGTCTTCATGACCGGCGGTGATGCTGCCGTGCTACAGCCGCACTTGCCGTTCGCGGCGCTCGCCGATGCCGATATCGTGCTGGATGGCCTGGAACGGGTGGTGGCGGCCGGCGCCAGTGGAGAAGAACCGGCCTGA